In Bacillus cytotoxicus NVH 391-98, the following are encoded in one genomic region:
- a CDS encoding glycerophosphodiester phosphodiesterase, which yields MKKIISFLVIFLLIGSFVYGGTVDANTNMKNKVHANKFLNIAHRGASGHAPEHTFASYDLVKKMKADYLELDIQLTKDGQLIAMHDTAVDRTTNGTGEVRDKTLSEIKGLDAGSWFNEAYPEKAKQEYVGQKVPTLEEVFQKYGRSMKYYIETKSPDVYPGMEEKLLGLLEKYNLVGQNMSSSRVMIQSFSQESLKKIHNMNQNIPLVQLLWYYPNDKNEIVEESKITSAPQHVTNKEFQEIKKYAVGIGPNLRNDNGELIINEPYMKMARENGLLIHPYTINEKEDMRLLIGWGATGMFTNYPDRLHSVLKEK from the coding sequence ATGAAAAAGATAATAAGTTTTTTAGTTATTTTCTTGTTAATTGGGAGTTTTGTTTACGGAGGAACGGTTGATGCGAACACAAATATGAAAAATAAGGTGCATGCAAATAAATTTTTAAATATTGCTCATCGAGGCGCCAGTGGACATGCTCCTGAACATACTTTTGCTTCATATGATTTAGTCAAAAAAATGAAAGCGGATTATTTAGAGTTAGATATTCAATTAACAAAAGATGGTCAATTGATTGCTATGCATGATACTGCTGTTGATCGTACGACAAATGGAACAGGTGAAGTGAGAGATAAAACATTAAGTGAGATAAAAGGTTTAGATGCGGGTTCTTGGTTTAATGAGGCTTATCCAGAAAAAGCAAAACAAGAATATGTGGGACAAAAAGTGCCTACACTTGAAGAAGTTTTCCAGAAATATGGAAGAAGTATGAAATATTACATTGAAACAAAATCTCCTGATGTGTACCCAGGAATGGAAGAGAAATTATTAGGATTGTTAGAAAAATATAATTTAGTTGGACAAAATATGTCCTCAAGTCGTGTTATGATTCAATCATTTAGTCAAGAAAGTTTAAAAAAGATTCATAATATGAATCAAAACATTCCATTAGTTCAATTGCTTTGGTACTATCCAAATGACAAGAATGAAATTGTTGAAGAGTCAAAAATTACATCTGCTCCACAGCATGTAACAAATAAAGAATTCCAAGAAATTAAAAAATATGCTGTTGGTATTGGACCAAACTTACGTAATGATAATGGAGAGTTAATCATTAATGAACCATATATGAAAATGGCTAGGGAGAATGGACTGCTCATTCATCCTTATACAATTAATGAGAAAGAAGATATGAGACTGTTAATCGGATGGGGAGCAACAGGCATGTTTACAAATTATCCGGATCGATTACATAGTGTTTTAAAAGAAAAATAA
- a CDS encoding GNAT family N-acetyltransferase produces the protein MELFGKKVLLSKVAIHDLNFICRIECDSNLWYFEEYVESDENVIYEEYIRKIKDTEQPTNYDFIVSIVEDKHKIPIGLAQIWNNSEYRKSWEIGFAILPSYQRKGYGTEAIQLLLQFAFEKLDAHKVVGMCNEHNISSAILMERVGMRREAIFKEELFWQKKWVDQYYFSILEREYFGRN, from the coding sequence ATGGAACTTTTCGGAAAAAAAGTATTGCTATCTAAAGTAGCAATTCACGATTTGAATTTTATTTGTAGGATAGAGTGTGATTCGAATTTATGGTATTTTGAAGAATACGTAGAATCAGATGAAAATGTAATATATGAAGAGTATATAAGGAAAATTAAGGATACGGAACAACCAACAAATTATGATTTTATTGTAAGTATAGTTGAGGATAAGCACAAAATTCCAATTGGTTTAGCGCAAATATGGAACAATAGTGAATATAGAAAGAGTTGGGAAATAGGCTTTGCAATACTTCCAAGCTACCAGAGAAAAGGGTATGGAACTGAGGCAATTCAACTTTTATTACAGTTTGCTTTTGAAAAGTTAGATGCACATAAAGTGGTAGGGATGTGCAATGAGCATAATATAAGTTCGGCAATTTTAATGGAGCGTGTTGGTATGAGAAGAGAAGCTATTTTTAAGGAAGAGCTGTTTTGGCAAAAGAAATGGGTTGATCAATATTATTTTTCTATTTTGGAAAGGGAGTATTTTGGTAGAAACTAA
- a CDS encoding methyl-accepting chemotaxis protein translates to MREKVTLVSDIAQIIKDISSQTNILSLNAAIEAARVGEHGRGFAVVAEEVRRLANNVENAIKKINSNVESIVKGVATVNDVNKKLQEEVIDNQEKISKTMDEFEKIVN, encoded by the coding sequence TTGAGGGAAAAGGTTACTCTAGTAAGTGATATTGCTCAAATCATTAAAGATATTTCTTCCCAAACAAATATCTTATCTTTAAATGCAGCGATTGAAGCAGCAAGAGTAGGAGAACATGGACGGGGATTTGCAGTAGTAGCGGAGGAAGTAAGAAGATTAGCTAACAATGTTGAGAATGCAATCAAAAAAATCAATTCAAATGTAGAGAGCATTGTAAAGGGAGTAGCTACTGTTAACGATGTGAATAAAAAATTACAAGAAGAAGTGATTGATAATCAAGAGAAAATAAGTAAAACGATGGACGAGTTCGAAAAAATTGTAAATTGA
- a CDS encoding papain-like cysteine protease family protein, protein MKNVQKIFILVVFVLSIWSFSSMNNVFADEIQFSGVTAPIGVNVRDNKNLAGNIIERLPGNQTVHFNGWEYGEAVKDYWTGNLDNRWFYFYKNGKKAYIASAFVNGNPPNSAANYKLYVPNIRQQQSNWCWAGTAVSVLNYFGQPTSQQQFVGYVKGGLYNDPATSREIQHGLAYFGLTSTISSGALSYDWFKSQINSHKPMITLINWKNGGNVGHFLVLDGYFKGGDGTDYITYMDPWYGDHYNHNFELFKNNNRFWWNETVQNISRGY, encoded by the coding sequence ATGAAGAATGTGCAGAAAATTTTCATTCTAGTTGTATTTGTTTTATCTATTTGGAGTTTTTCTAGTATGAATAATGTATTTGCGGACGAAATACAATTTTCAGGTGTGACAGCTCCTATTGGAGTAAATGTACGCGATAATAAAAATTTGGCTGGAAATATAATAGAGCGTCTTCCGGGAAACCAGACTGTTCATTTTAATGGTTGGGAATATGGAGAAGCTGTAAAGGATTATTGGACAGGCAATTTAGATAATCGTTGGTTTTATTTTTATAAAAATGGAAAGAAAGCGTATATTGCTTCAGCCTTTGTGAATGGAAATCCACCTAATTCTGCAGCAAATTATAAATTATATGTTCCTAATATTCGACAACAACAATCAAATTGGTGTTGGGCAGGTACTGCTGTGTCTGTTTTAAACTATTTTGGTCAACCTACCAGCCAACAACAATTTGTTGGGTATGTAAAGGGAGGTTTATATAATGATCCAGCTACTTCTAGAGAAATACAACATGGTCTTGCTTATTTTGGTCTTACTTCAACAATTAGTAGTGGGGCTCTTTCTTATGATTGGTTTAAAAGCCAAATTAATAGTCATAAACCTATGATTACGCTAATTAACTGGAAAAATGGCGGGAATGTTGGACACTTTCTTGTGTTAGATGGTTATTTTAAAGGAGGCGATGGGACCGACTATATTACTTATATGGATCCTTGGTATGGTGATCACTATAATCATAACTTTGAATTATTCAAAAATAATAATAGATTTTGGTGGAATGAAACGGTTCAAAATATTAGTAGAGGGTATTAG
- a CDS encoding lytic polysaccharide monooxygenase has translation MNTKLSSKFKKLSKGKKGISATILVAGIMGMLTIPENVYAHGFVEKPSSRAALCSQKYDALNLNCGNVMYEPQSLEAPKGFPQGGPIDGKIASAGGLFGGILDQQTVDRWFKNTITGGPNTFTWKYTAPHATSKWHYYITKKGWNPNKPLTRADFEPIGTVEHNGSAASNNISHTINVPTDRNGYHVILAVWDVADTSNAFYNVIDVNLINNDNSDKQPPTKPQGLHVLKVTPHSIGLKWDAASDNIGVKEYQVFRNGKSIGSVFGTTFTDTKLQTNTEYVYTIKAIDVAGNMSEESQPITVKTMEEVPDTEAPTQPTTLHAMEVTNSSVNLMWSASEDNVEVDHYVIYREVAGGKPIKIGTTNTTSFIDKNLQANTTYTYTVTAIDTAENESMESNKLTVTTKEQSSSFAKWDPYKAYTKGDKVEYQGKLYEAVQSYQGNGDPNWIFALSLWKPLETK, from the coding sequence ATGAATACAAAACTATCATCTAAGTTCAAAAAACTAAGTAAAGGAAAAAAAGGAATAAGTGCTACCATATTAGTAGCCGGAATTATGGGAATGCTCACAATTCCCGAAAATGTATATGCACACGGATTCGTTGAAAAACCTAGTAGTCGCGCAGCTTTATGCAGTCAGAAATACGATGCACTCAATTTAAATTGTGGAAACGTAATGTATGAACCGCAAAGTCTAGAAGCACCGAAAGGATTTCCTCAAGGCGGACCAATTGATGGTAAAATTGCTTCTGCAGGTGGCCTATTTGGCGGTATTCTCGACCAACAAACAGTAGATCGTTGGTTTAAAAACACGATTACAGGGGGACCAAATACATTTACATGGAAATATACAGCGCCACATGCAACAAGTAAATGGCACTATTATATTACTAAAAAAGGATGGAATCCAAATAAACCTTTAACTCGTGCTGATTTTGAGCCAATTGGTACTGTTGAACATAATGGTTCTGCGGCATCAAATAATATATCTCATACAATTAATGTACCTACGGATCGTAACGGTTATCATGTCATTTTAGCGGTTTGGGATGTAGCGGACACTAGTAATGCTTTTTATAATGTAATCGATGTTAATTTAATCAATAATGACAATAGTGATAAACAACCGCCAACTAAACCACAAGGATTACATGTGCTAAAAGTTACTCCCCATAGTATTGGGCTGAAATGGGATGCTGCCTCAGATAATATAGGCGTAAAAGAATATCAAGTATTCCGTAACGGAAAATCAATTGGTTCCGTATTCGGAACCACATTTACAGATACAAAATTACAAACGAATACAGAATATGTATATACAATAAAAGCAATCGATGTAGCTGGAAATATGTCCGAAGAAAGTCAGCCTATAACAGTAAAGACCATGGAGGAAGTTCCTGATACAGAAGCACCGACGCAACCAACTACCCTTCATGCAATGGAGGTAACAAATTCCAGTGTAAATTTAATGTGGAGTGCATCCGAGGATAATGTAGAAGTTGATCATTACGTAATCTATCGCGAGGTAGCTGGAGGTAAGCCGATTAAAATTGGGACAACCAACACTACATCTTTTATAGACAAAAACCTACAAGCAAATACAACCTATACGTATACAGTCACTGCAATTGATACAGCCGAAAATGAATCTATGGAAAGTAATAAATTGACTGTAACTACAAAAGAGCAAAGTTCATCTTTTGCAAAATGGGATCCATACAAAGCATATACAAAAGGCGATAAAGTAGAATACCAAGGCAAATTATATGAAGCTGTTCAAAGTTACCAAGGTAATGGAGATCCAAATTGGATATTTGCTTTATCATTATGGAAACCACTTGAGACAAAGTAA
- a CDS encoding M4 family metallopeptidase — MKKTVVTLLTAGAVLGAPFSTAFAEEQASQQKIMDQMEVVQKDWNDEKGNPSFLAGELSTKNVQTQKEVEKFLEDNKALFKLDPKTDLTLKEVKSDDLGMKHYVYTQSINKVPVDGARFMIHTNKEGKVTTVNGNIHPDAAENVRKNTTAKISKEAALSNAWKHINLTKNDTLVEGNGNVLDKVKDNLESTSEKADLVVYEKEGKYYLTFKVQLQFVKPYGANWQIYVNAEDGTIVDSYNAVTDADIAKKGYGYGVLGDRKELNTTYNSTKGKYYLRDMTKPMNGGVIETFTVNHSDADYPVNYYLLDDDNAWINKNQRPAVDAHYHAGKVYDYYKNIHNRNSIDGKGKTIRSAVNYGTNVNNAFWNGQQMIYGDGDGYEFIPLSGSLDVVAHELTHAVTQYSADLQYVNQSGALNESFSDVFGYFVDPNNWDLGEAVYTPRVAGDALRSLSDPEKYGQPAHMKDYQFLPPTEEGDNGGVHINSGIPNKAAYLTINAIGKEKAEKIYYRALTTYLTPTSNFKQARAALLQSAADYDGYDSATYKAVENAWNQVGIN, encoded by the coding sequence ATGAAGAAAACGGTTGTTACATTGCTGACTGCTGGTGCAGTTTTAGGTGCACCATTTTCAACTGCTTTTGCAGAAGAACAAGCGTCACAACAAAAAATTATGGATCAAATGGAAGTCGTACAAAAAGATTGGAATGACGAAAAAGGGAACCCGTCTTTCCTAGCGGGAGAATTATCAACTAAAAATGTACAGACTCAAAAGGAAGTCGAGAAATTTTTGGAAGATAATAAAGCTTTATTTAAACTTGACCCAAAAACAGACTTGACACTTAAAGAAGTGAAATCAGATGATTTGGGAATGAAACACTATGTTTACACTCAATCTATCAATAAGGTACCAGTTGATGGTGCAAGATTTATGATTCATACAAATAAAGAGGGTAAAGTAACAACAGTAAATGGAAATATACACCCGGATGCTGCGGAGAATGTAAGAAAGAATACAACTGCTAAAATTTCGAAAGAAGCAGCTCTTTCAAATGCGTGGAAACATATTAATCTTACAAAAAATGACACGTTAGTCGAAGGGAATGGAAATGTATTAGATAAAGTAAAAGACAACTTAGAATCTACAAGTGAAAAAGCTGATTTAGTCGTATATGAAAAAGAAGGAAAATATTATTTAACTTTTAAAGTACAATTGCAATTTGTTAAACCTTATGGAGCTAATTGGCAAATTTATGTTAATGCAGAAGATGGAACAATTGTTGATTCATATAATGCAGTTACAGATGCAGATATTGCTAAAAAAGGCTATGGTTATGGTGTATTAGGTGACCGAAAAGAACTAAACACTACTTATAATAGTACAAAGGGAAAATATTATTTACGTGATATGACAAAGCCTATGAATGGAGGAGTCATTGAAACATTTACAGTCAACCACAGTGATGCAGATTATCCGGTTAACTACTACCTATTAGATGATGATAATGCATGGATCAATAAAAATCAAAGACCTGCGGTTGATGCTCATTATCATGCAGGAAAAGTCTATGATTATTATAAAAATATTCATAACCGAAACAGTATTGATGGAAAAGGTAAAACGATTCGTTCAGCTGTCAATTATGGAACTAATGTCAATAATGCATTTTGGAATGGGCAGCAAATGATTTATGGAGATGGAGACGGTTATGAATTTATTCCACTTTCAGGTTCACTTGATGTTGTTGCCCATGAATTAACACATGCAGTAACTCAATATTCAGCTGATTTGCAATATGTGAATCAATCTGGTGCATTAAATGAATCTTTCTCTGATGTATTTGGATATTTTGTCGATCCAAACAACTGGGATTTAGGGGAAGCTGTATATACACCTAGAGTTGCTGGAGATGCACTTCGTAGTTTATCGGATCCAGAAAAATATGGACAGCCTGCTCATATGAAAGATTATCAATTTTTACCTCCTACTGAAGAAGGAGATAATGGGGGCGTGCATATTAACAGCGGGATTCCAAATAAGGCGGCTTATTTAACAATTAACGCTATTGGTAAAGAAAAAGCGGAAAAAATCTATTACCGTGCTTTAACAACTTATTTAACACCAACAAGTAACTTTAAACAAGCTCGTGCAGCTTTATTACAATCTGCAGCTGATTATGATGGTTATGATAGCGCAACATATAAGGCAGTAGAAAATGCTTGGAATCAAGTTGGTATAAATTAA
- a CDS encoding protein adenylyltransferase SelO, with translation MEKKTKRQETGWNFDNSYARLPESFFSKLLPAPVRAPKLVVLNDSLATSLGLDAEALKSEEGVAVLAGNKVPEGASPLAQAYAGHQFGHFNMLGDGRALLISEQITPSGQRFDIQLKGSGRTPYSRRGDGRAALGPMLREYIISEAMYALGIPTTRSLAVTTTGESIFRETELPGAILTRVASSHIRVGTFQYAAATRSIEDLKSLADYTIKRHFPHIEAHETPYLALLQEVIERQASLIAKWQLVGFIHGVMNTDNMTISGETIDYGPCAFMDTYNPVTVFSSIDMQGRYAYGNQPYIGVWNLARLAESLLPLLHTDIEQAAQIAQNTISKFGPLYEKHWLAGMRAKLGIFNEEATDKELMEELLNTMEKYRADYTNTFLALTFDTNKDTDFFKSEAFTSWHKKWEERLSRQEESKSSSQQLMRDNNPAIIPRNHRVEEALEAAVKQEDYRVMERLLAALSSPYAHSPEQYEYATVPEPSTQPYRTFCGT, from the coding sequence ATGGAAAAGAAAACAAAACGTCAAGAAACTGGATGGAATTTTGATAATAGTTATGCTCGTCTGCCGGAATCATTTTTTTCAAAACTTCTTCCAGCACCTGTACGTGCACCGAAGTTAGTGGTTCTGAACGATTCTTTAGCAACATCTTTAGGATTAGATGCGGAGGCACTGAAAAGTGAAGAAGGCGTAGCTGTACTTGCTGGTAATAAAGTCCCTGAAGGTGCTTCTCCTCTTGCACAGGCATATGCAGGCCACCAGTTCGGGCATTTTAACATGCTGGGAGATGGACGTGCACTACTAATTAGTGAACAAATTACACCTTCTGGCCAACGATTTGATATTCAGTTAAAAGGTTCTGGACGAACACCATACTCACGGCGTGGAGATGGACGCGCTGCACTCGGGCCAATGCTCCGTGAATATATTATTAGCGAAGCAATGTATGCACTTGGGATCCCGACCACTCGCAGTCTCGCCGTGACGACAACGGGCGAATCCATATTTCGCGAAACAGAATTACCAGGCGCCATTTTGACGCGGGTAGCTAGTAGCCATATACGTGTCGGTACATTCCAATACGCAGCAGCTACCCGCTCAATTGAAGACTTAAAAAGTTTGGCTGACTATACAATAAAACGTCATTTCCCGCATATTGAAGCACATGAAACACCGTATCTAGCACTGCTACAAGAAGTAATAGAGCGACAGGCTAGCTTAATTGCAAAATGGCAACTTGTTGGTTTTATTCACGGTGTGATGAATACTGATAATATGACCATTAGTGGAGAAACGATTGATTATGGCCCTTGTGCCTTTATGGATACATATAATCCAGTAACCGTATTTAGCTCCATTGACATGCAAGGCCGATATGCGTATGGAAACCAGCCATATATTGGGGTATGGAATTTAGCACGATTAGCTGAATCTCTATTGCCACTTCTCCATACAGATATAGAACAAGCCGCTCAAATTGCTCAAAACACCATTTCAAAATTTGGCCCACTATACGAGAAGCATTGGCTTGCTGGGATGAGAGCAAAACTAGGCATATTCAATGAAGAAGCTACAGATAAAGAGCTAATGGAAGAACTGTTAAACACGATGGAAAAATATCGTGCAGATTATACAAATACTTTCCTTGCTTTAACTTTCGATACAAATAAAGATACTGATTTCTTTAAAAGTGAAGCATTTACATCTTGGCATAAAAAATGGGAAGAACGGTTAAGCAGACAAGAAGAATCAAAATCATCTTCACAACAGCTAATGCGAGATAACAACCCTGCGATTATCCCGCGTAATCATCGTGTCGAAGAGGCATTAGAAGCTGCAGTAAAACAAGAGGATTACCGTGTAATGGAACGACTGCTGGCTGCCCTTTCCTCTCCTTATGCCCATTCACCTGAACAATATGAATACGCTACAGTGCCCGAGCCTTCCACTCAACCTTATCGTACTTTTTGTGGCACGTGA
- a CDS encoding FAD-binding oxidoreductase, with translation MEATTEHLVVNLKEILSEERVVVNMTVRELHGKDESYHASSLPDVVVFPTTTEEVSQIMKLASQYGKPVVPFGVGSSLEGHVIPYEKGITIDFSFMNKILEVREKDFLVKVQPGVTRSQLNKVLKKYGLFFSVDPGADATLGGMAATNASGTTAVKYGVMRDQVRDLEVVLADGTVMHTGNLAVKSSSGYHLNGIFIGSEGTLGCFTELTLKVYGIPEHMVAARASFPAVNDAVETVIHILQAGIPIARMELVDELSMKQVNRYSEMNYREEPTLFLEFHGNKAGLHQDIEFTKEIAGDHKCKEFVFEVETAARNKLWDARHNLAYAYVHSYPGKKLMSTDVCLPVSELADAIQYARETLHTTGVVGGILGHVGDGNFHVLLMVNPNDQEEVKSAEEINEKIVMYALEHGGTCTGEHGVGIGKQKYQEKEHGPALLVMQKIKQVLDPQNILNPNKIFQMKQ, from the coding sequence ATGGAAGCTACAACAGAGCACTTAGTAGTGAATTTAAAAGAAATACTTTCTGAGGAGCGAGTCGTAGTTAATATGACAGTAAGAGAACTGCATGGTAAAGACGAATCGTATCATGCAAGTAGTTTACCTGATGTTGTGGTGTTTCCGACAACGACAGAAGAGGTGAGTCAAATTATGAAGTTGGCAAGTCAATACGGAAAGCCTGTTGTGCCGTTTGGCGTGGGATCTAGTCTTGAAGGACACGTGATTCCGTATGAAAAAGGGATTACAATCGATTTCTCTTTTATGAATAAAATACTCGAAGTAAGAGAAAAGGATTTTCTCGTAAAAGTACAACCGGGTGTAACACGCTCACAGCTTAATAAAGTATTAAAAAAATATGGTTTGTTTTTTAGCGTTGATCCAGGTGCAGATGCTACGTTAGGCGGGATGGCTGCAACGAATGCGAGCGGAACGACAGCGGTAAAGTACGGAGTTATGCGAGATCAAGTGCGAGATTTAGAAGTCGTTCTTGCGGATGGAACTGTGATGCATACTGGTAATTTAGCTGTAAAGTCATCATCAGGTTATCATTTAAATGGTATTTTTATAGGTTCTGAGGGAACACTAGGATGTTTTACAGAATTAACGTTAAAAGTATACGGTATACCGGAGCATATGGTAGCAGCAAGAGCATCATTTCCGGCGGTAAATGATGCGGTAGAAACGGTTATTCATATTTTACAAGCTGGTATTCCTATTGCGAGAATGGAACTTGTCGATGAGCTTTCAATGAAACAGGTGAATCGATATAGTGAAATGAACTATAGAGAAGAACCGACATTATTTTTAGAGTTTCATGGCAATAAAGCAGGATTACATCAGGATATTGAATTTACGAAAGAGATTGCTGGCGATCATAAATGTAAGGAATTTGTGTTTGAAGTAGAAACGGCAGCGCGCAATAAATTGTGGGATGCAAGACATAATTTAGCTTATGCATACGTTCATAGTTATCCTGGTAAAAAACTGATGAGTACAGATGTTTGTCTTCCGGTTTCAGAATTAGCAGATGCGATACAGTACGCAAGAGAAACATTACATACAACCGGAGTAGTTGGAGGCATTCTCGGACACGTAGGAGATGGGAATTTTCATGTCCTTTTAATGGTGAACCCAAATGATCAAGAAGAAGTGAAAAGTGCAGAAGAAATAAATGAAAAGATTGTTATGTACGCGCTAGAACACGGAGGAACATGTACGGGTGAGCATGGTGTAGGGATTGGGAAGCAAAAATATCAAGAGAAAGAGCATGGACCAGCACTTCTTGTTATGCAAAAAATAAAACAGGTCCTTGATCCGCAAAATATTTTAAACCCAAATAAAATATTCCAAATGAAGCAGTAG